Within the Stigmatopora argus isolate UIUO_Sarg chromosome 23, RoL_Sarg_1.0, whole genome shotgun sequence genome, the region GCTCGTCCGCCGCGTCCTCGGCGGGCGAGGGAGCGGCCTTGCGGTCCTCGGCGGCGGCGTATTGTCGCTCGATGCTGGCCAGGTGGCGCTCGTAGTCGCGGAAGATGGGCTGCAGGTCGCACAAAGGGTTGTCGTCCACGTGTTTGCTGATCCAGTCACGCACCGAACAGTTGAGCGCCGTCAGCTGGCGGCGGTACTCCCTGCCGCCATCGGCGGGCGAGCCGTTGAACGCCGCGCCTGGGGAAACGCCGGCGAGGTTCCATGATGTCGTCCGTGCGGAAGGATTTGAAACGTTTATGTTCGGAGCACGTCGCTCGCGACTCACCGGGGGCGCTCGTCGCCGAAGAAGGCGACGTTGCGGCGAAGGATGGGGAGCCGCTCCCGTTGGTGGCGGCGGCGCCCAAGCTGAAGGTGCCGAACGGCGTGGGTGCGGGGGAGGGGCTGGCGCAGAAACCTTTGAACCCTTTGAAAGCGCCGCCGATTTCGCTCTGAAACGGAGGCTGGGATTAGGATCGAGAACGGGGACGACGGCGGCGACGACGTCGCCACCGGCCGTAGTACCTCCGCGCCCACATTTCGTCGCTTGGCCTTCTTGATGGCGCGGTTCCTCATCACGTCTTCAGTGGCCACGGAGAAGGTTCCGGCCTGAAGAGACAAAAAACGGGTGAGTGGTGTCGCGGGTGGCTGTCGGCGAAGCGTGACGTCACCTCCTCGCCCTCTTCCTCCTGGTCCCAGTTCCGGTCCGTCAGCTCTTTGTCCGCGTTCCGTTTCGCCATCGCACCTGTAGCGCGACAATTCAGGAGGTCGTGCCTGTGAGTGTAGTAAGACTAAAAGTGAATTCAAGTCTCTGACCGTGTATCGTTATATGCTCAAGTAGCATTCATTTTGCTTTGGGGTTTGGAAGGACATTTATTCAGCTGTTAGCTGTCGTCAACACGCACATGCACGCACGCCGTCGCGATATTTACTAGCCGACGGCGGCTAATGAATCGGGAGCTAATGCTAGCACCGGACGGCTAACTCCTCTGGGAACGGAGGCGCTTTTCTTTTACCTCGTGTCCCGGGTGGGGTCCCAAAGTGTCCGCGTGAAGGGAGGAGAGCGCCCGCCGGGTGTTCACACGGCAACCGTCAACTCTAACGGACGTGAAGCAGGGCAGCGGTTTAAACTAGCCTCTCTCAAGCCGCCATTTCACGTAGCCACACATCCGCATGGGTTTTGAGCGGGCGCCCTTGTGCGCATGTGCAATGGAGCGGCATTCTGGGATttggagtctcttccctcaCTCTATTGTCGCAAGGACTTGATGCGAGACTGTGCCGTACATATGTCGTCGCTGTGCTGCCTGGTTCGTTAATCATTTCACATTTGGACAGTAAAGGAGATTATTTGGGCCAACTAAAACTCGAAGCTGCAGTTATGCTTGTAACCACGAGGCGGCGACATCAACCTGCGAATCGAGGCAGGATGTGCTTAAAATTCTCCCCCATTAAAATGCTCTATTGAACGAGACAATATTGCAAACAAGGTCGCAATAAGGTTGCATTAATTGCTCAAGCAGGGCACCGTGAAtagacacaaacacaaaagacagaaaacatTCTTTCAAAAAGTTGAGATGTGTTTAATGCACTGTTGTTTCAGAATGTcaatttaaattggattttttgctCTTGACACTTTAGCGCAGGGGCGGTGacatgctttttcaattgggattcattcatttggctaaagtttagccaaatgaatcccaattgaaaaagcatatccaagtatgtaaccttagaagtcaaaaacaaacactgaagtgcatgtcaccgcaatgttcataatgtgcaatattgtatcttaaagtattaaagcccaaccaaaaagtatttacagtacgttattatgaaaacaatgtatttgttttgaagtattaatgcccaacctaaaagtatttgcagtcccagccccctgactaatgtactctatgatgaaaacgatctcttttttttgtgtctatgtgtaataggcgtggccgaggcgtggctgacgtcagagttcaaaagaccgccaaaatggcggatgagccggaggctgggcgcgttggactgctgagctgctcagaattgacgatttcccgaagaaagagccgacaaacttcttccaggacaatgcagcgcgttcggtactttgtcttttggatatttcgtagccccagttctcatttcaagagtgctttttgacgggaacgtgcttcattggcgtggtgtagccccgacgtggatgctaacataaatgtttgctagcaagttggctacatcgcgtcacctattgctcttaatgtttaaaaagaaacccttccattgtgtgtttcagtccctcaacgaagacagactgctgggaaacatcaagaatgtggccataacggccaaaaaggagcagtttgtcggcaaagtgagtctttaaTAGCtgctaattcctctacccgtgtaattggattggataactttattcatcccgtattcgggaaattttgttgtcacagtaatgtttagatatcagcgaccagtgttcacggctttcctaaattagcttgtttagcatcatgatacactccaattttgaatgaagacactaactgggttggcgttgatttttaatagcaagatcctgtgtgggtaactcacactcactagtgccatcaagtggaggtgtaaggaataaacagtacacttctagaatacgtatatacctttgcccttccctttcctaaaggaagacttcagggcttggaccttttgatttttaattgtggttttgacaaaacctaagcgagacattcattcaaccgtagcgcaggggatcatttttgactcgtttaaacaaccatttttcctccgtctaagaggtttgtgagacgtattttatttttttgattgaatgggagtcatttgtgcatcaaaatggttcaataagcaatgacataatcatgttgtgttgttttgcagaggtttaaagccacggagatggtggaagctgtccaaatctacaagaccaaagaagtcgtgtatgacgtaagacctgtttttcaggttatttgatttattattttcatgtcatgtgtactaaaaatactctattttgcttctcttcaaggtccacccaagtttaccaaatcaacgctaaagaaaggtgactttggagcgtggcatagcctttgacaccaacatcttgagggcccctatccagtatgttttccacatctcccaccacatctgaaatgagagatgggtccttctgatgttggtaaaaacctaacttagtgttagtttaattttttttttaatgttggacttagtctatttttttaccctctttctctccccagaattccatccagtgccaagaagagGTTTTCATCAATGgatggaaacaccacctcaaTATGCTGGAAGACTTGTGAACTTTTCAATAACcccattttgtggaaaaaataaaacctttgaaatatactcatgtatttttcttcatataactaggaaaggaatgcaagcaacatgacactttatagtttttattcaaagaaatacatttgcacacttagaaTCACATTGATTGTTGTAGCTGGTGTTCAcctttagacaaaaaaaaagttttttaattataaaaaaagttagtatataaacaccaaaaaataaaaggaaaaaaaagaccattgagggtctggggtcttttttctccaagtgttttaacaaagacaaatgacactcaaatctcttttattaaaatttctgattgaaaaaaaaaaagaaatcctcctcgccttagggatcgggacatcacctataaaataagatggggttagtaaattgaaactgtagtcaataaaataatgtgagattggaatgttttgacttggatactctACAAtatattaacctcagagcagagttcagagatgatgcatcatcttcaagtgggcaacctgggaagatcacctggacatcaccatggacctggtacatgcaaaaaaaaaagagagcaaaagttatcatatacataGACGGGATattcaacagataggtttaggtgttttttttttgtaattagtattaccttgataccttggcccagtctcctctcccctcaagggtgtgcatggttctggacacacgggaacagcttcatcttgattgaaccaagctatttgggaagtgcaaacaattattacaggaaagagaaatcttcaagtaaatgatcaagataaataatgaaaataagttagtgagtgctcggtgctaatttcccctggaagttatgtgatatgtgtcacgtttcatttatttttttaatttttattattttatttatttatgtatttatttattttatttatgttttatttgttttagtgcATATTATACACCCATGTttgacatattttattactttgcccttattttgaatttaCCCATTCTCAAGATCAACAGATCTCAATAAACTGTTGGTCTccgaaaaaaagaacaaaaaaaaagaacaaaaaaattcccctttccagacaaagcgattcaatatacagactgatgttaaaaattagcagaaagtcggcttaaccattttggtatcaatgatttttgtttaacacagaattacaaattggaaaagggcgtttagcaatcgcagtgaaaactatcattacattcatcgcaaactgaccgttgatatctcggctttgtttgataaaatgaagtcttcccccacgactcaataatggagagaatacggacaaaatacttttgaagtcaaatgtcgtgaggctaatgctaagctcgctagtgacatgccaaggagcccatacttcaaatgtcgacgatgtgttcgacctggcaataaactaacagatttgttggcgttttggctcaattgattcctaaaaaaatctcccggtagggtgttaaaaatgcacataggccagtaaattgctctagtctagggcttacctcgtttgggtgctagtcgttcgaccgacggcatggaaatggcTGACCCAAGGGGCGCGAtgctgcgcatgtgcataatttacgcacctgcgtcaccaatgggcgtaaccacgcccataggaggtgatttgtcctcccgactcaatgaccatgtttggaagatgacgtactatagtcgccatttttgtagtcttaaaagagtgtgttcgttgttttttttatataaaaagccttactttgcatggtcgtttttaaaaaataaaaagccttactatacatggtcattttttaaagaaaaaagccttactatacatggtcattttttacaaattaaaaagccttactatatattatgtcgtattttaagaaaaaaagccttactatatacactatgtcgttttttaggaaaaaagccttactatactatgtcgttttttaggaaaaaaaacttactatactatgtcgttttttaggaaaaaagccttactatactatgtcgttttttaggaaaaaaagccttactatactatgtcgttttttaagaaaaaaagccttactatactatgtcgttttttaaagaaaaaaagccttactatataccaggggtgtcaaactcatttggcatcgtgggccacatacggcctagggagatgtcaagtgggccggacggaccattaaaattataccatgctctgctataaataaccaaaatatcatgtctttcctttgtttttggtgtaaagaagcacaagaacactaggaaaatattgaaattgaatgaactatccttttacaaaacatttcatgaaacacctcatatttccttagacaaatgtgcaattgacttttatcattcacaaatatgcattgcaactgatcccactgattgtacaaaggcacaaaactttaattggtactaaaaaatatagtcatgcactttaagattaaatgagacttttaaagaaaggattttttaaaccacttacacatatgcatataaaatctaaatgtaatccctgcgtgcaccttacaaactaaggagagtgattttaaatgtgtaatgaagaaagtgtttgcctgtcctgtaaatctgtaaacttcatacatgaaacatacatacacatacaatacatactgaaaattgatggagttgctgctgttttcagtctgtctcagtgatgcggcttgtcttctactctgatgggaagagtgcgccccttagcggataatccatgaattgcagcgaattaaaaatattaattccatgtcttttatgcatttttttccactttcaaattatcctgcgggcctgatcgaacctccttgggggccggttccagCCCgcaggccgtatgtttgacactcCTGCTTTAGCGGATGGACTGTTGGCAATTCTTTTGTCCCTGGTGAACTTGACAAAGTGGACCTGTGAGTATACCATTAGAATTTTGCACCTTCCAAATGTTTGCAACACACTTGAACAGTAAACGACTTGTTTACAAGTCTTCCTTTATGCTTGTTGTGACTTACAGTTGGGCCTATGCAGATCTCCGTACGAGGCCCGGTGTGCTTCCCGCTGGATATCTTTTGCTCTGCTTGAAAACAACCAAGTAAGGCGCCGGAAACCATGTTGGCACTGGAAACGGAGATGTCCACCCCTGAGGTCCGCTCGTGGCGACCGGGAGCAGCTTGCAGGGGGAACTTGCAGACTTTCACCACTGATCCATGAAATGCAAAGCAGCATCCTGGATAGGCAGAATGGGGGAGGGGTGcaatgggagggagggagggagggagggaggcaggcGGATGGACGGAGGGGTCATTCTTCAACCAACAAGTTAACGATGAGACTGGAGCCTGGATGGAGTGCACAAAAACACGTCAAGGTATCATAGTTTGACGCTTCATGCTACTGAAGTTTAGCTTTCCTTCTCTTTGAAAGAAAATGTGAGCTGAGGAAAGAACCATGTCTTCAACATTTCACTGGTTTTTCCAACTCCATGGAAAAGGGAGAACAATGTCAACGCGTGGGAGAAGAAAACAGCCGTCCCGTTTCTCGCATTGGCCTCTCCGTCCGTCGCTTCACGTACTCAACTCCTAATTGGTTGGAGCTTGCTTCTCGCTCGCATCCACTGGTACCTCAGACCAGTCAAGAGCCAAGGCTTTATTCAGGGGGCgggccttgtgtgtgtgtgtgtttgggggggggTCCTCATGATGACATTGCcactccaaaaaataaaaataaaaaacaacaacaaggctTTCTCCAGTTACTGCAGCTTAAAACTAATCAAAACATTAGATATTGTCTGTGGGGGtgggtcttttaaaaaaaatgcaatcaccTCCTATTAAATTATGTCCAGTTAGTTTGCAAAAAGTAGTTTCACTAATAACAGCACTGTTTTCAATGGAGATATTACTTTACAACTACTCACTAACAACAGTACTTTTACTACAATGAaaaatgcaagtttttttttcaatcataacTAAAGGATGTCATTTGGACTGTGTTAACTAGTAACAATACGTTTTGAGGTAGGACTCAATCCACAATTTAAGCACTCTATTTCAAGAGTTTATTTTCACTATTCACAGTATACTGTTTTTCAAAAGTAACCACACTACtagtactatatacatatatacatttcacAAGACAGTCTTCATTGTTAACCAAACTCTTCACTTCACAACATTATACTTTTCCTACCGTGTTCTCCATCCACTCTTttcactcgtaactcaaatctACTACTGTCCCTTTACGATATAACAGTGGACTAGTTACCTCGGTATGAATTCCAATGTATTTTAGATGCCTTTCCGTTACCTGGAAACAATAGGCAAGTATTTCTTATGTTCCTATGGCGTGTGTACGTTCGCGTAAGGTCGGTTTGATTACTTTAATGTTCGTTTGGGGAATATTATTCAAATGAGCGGTGGGCTGCGCGTATTATGCAGCTGCAAGTTAGTTGTAGGTCGGGGTATGTATTTGTTTGTAGGGCGagtgcgcatgcgcactttGCAGCGAGGGGAGGAGTGCTCTGCATCCGGGTACCGGAGAATCACCATTGACAGCCGAAGCACAACTTTTCCCCAGGCAAAGTGAAATCCAGCCGCGCACTCGGACACAATCTAGTCCCCGCTTTTCAACTTAAATTAGTGGCGAGGAAGCGCGGCGGTTCCCCCGTCGACGTCCCAGTCGGTCGCCCGCCCCCCGCAAAGCAGCCATCCGGGGCCCGACGCCTTCGCGGTGGCTTCCCGGCACTTTTGGAGACGGGCGGAAAGTCGGTGATGAGTCCCGGGCTGCCAAAGAAGCGAGAACTTGCCTTCCGAGCCGCCGACTAGTAGTAGTTCTTTGGCTTGTTATTGTCGGCGAACAAAAAAAGAGCCCGAATCGGGCCAAAGTTGACGGCCATCGCGTCCAAAGTGCCCGGCTGGACGGATCATGGAAGTACAAGGCCCGCAAGAGGCACTCAAAGTGGAAATCCAATGTCATCAGGTAAGCGCAGCCGACGtcgccaccaccgccgccgccgccgccgcctccgccacCGTCGTCTTCGTCTTCTAGTGCCGGAGGACGTCAAGGAGGTGAAAGTCAACGACCGTCCGTCACCGTCGTCCGCTCACTTTAGCCGCTCGTCGCCGTCATTTGTAGGCGGCCGACGAGCAACAAGGAGCTCGGCTAATGCGGCGCTGTGCTGGCGAGCGGGACGCGAGCTGAATATTTATGAGGGGCAAGAAACATCCATGGCCGCTTTGTTCCTCTCTCTCGCACACAACAACTTGAGAGACTTTTTTCCTCAGCGCCTCCCCAACTCTTTGTGCCAATACATGCACAAACCTTGCCCGCAGGTCAAGCTGACGCTGAGGCGGGTGGGCTCCCCTTATTTTACcccccaaacaacaacaaacatccaACAGGCCGGCCGGAGACGAGCCGAGCGTGTGGGACAAACTTTATTTCTCGGCCTAGCTTAGCCGCCGAGCCGCTAACGGCTCGACGCTTCATTTGACAAGTTGGTGGACCCCAGCCGCCGTGTTGTTTGTGCGTACTCGTGTTGTCAAACTTGCTGACAATTCGCGTCCATTTTGAGCCGATAGACGCGTTTGCAGCGGCCGAGAGAGACGCCAGCGAAGCGGCTCGCTCGCTAGCTAGCCTCTCGGCCAACTCCGCTCACTCTTTGGACGACTTTTGCGGAGGCCGCTCGACGTCGACGGCGCCCCCCGGCCGTCTTTTCGCCTCTTTTTTTCGTCGCCCATTTTGTTACTAGTTTGCACTTAGTCCGCTGGTATGATTGCTTTTGGCTCACGTGACGGCAGCGCCGCCCCACGATTGGCCCGCGACGTGGTTTTCGCTGGCTTCGCTCTCGACGGCGTCCCGGCGGCATCCTAACCCCCACGACCGGAGGATAGCGGCGGGTGCTGAAGGACGGCCGACGGCGACTAGAACGCCGACCGCTGAGCCGAGCTTTAGCACCCTGGCCAGCTCTCCCCTGACCTAGCTCTTCTTTTGCACCGCCCCTCCGGGGGACGCTGTGTCGAAAGCGAGGCGTACAACTTGGCGACGTTTATGTGAAGCGAGAGCAGGACTTGGGGAAAGAgaaaggagggggggggggtatgaTGGTCGATGTCGTTCTAGCGGTACTGCTCGACTTGGATCGATCCACTTTGCTGTGGAATGTTGTTGTTTAGCACTGGTTCAAGTTGAGCCTCCGCGAGAaggcttgtttttttccccctgacgTTGATAGTGGAAGCGTCCATTTTGAGACCGAAGGGGTGCGCCCCCCCCCCTAACATGGAGAGCAAAAAGTCTGCAGAGTTTCACTGAGGAAGGGGGGATGGGCCCCATTCATGGCCAACATTACCATTTTGATTGCTTTGATGCTGTTTTGGGTGGGGGAGGGGGCGTTCGGACGCTCAGAAAGCCCACTCAGCactggcttttttgtctttttttttcttttttactcctCTTGCACTTTAGCCACTAAAATGACACACTTGAAGCACGAAGCCAGCCGCCTCATGCGGGATGACGCCTTGTGGGCCTTACTCACGTAGGATGAGCTCAAATACGAGAACACGGCAGCCTTCCGGCCTTGTCGTTTTCGGGATGGAGACATTTCCGTCCCTATTTTTAGAACACGGTTCAAATTCGGAACCAAGGCGAAAGAAAACGACGATGCGTCGGCCCCTTTCCGTTTACGCAAAAGCGTTCCAACGTATTTTGAACGTGACCCCCCGCTAACCGACTGTTTTCCTTGTGTAGAATCAAACCTTGTGCAAAGGCCTCAATGAACTTCCCAACGGACAGGTAAGCCCACTCATTCCGCCACCGCCCTTCCCTCCCGCTTAACCAGTGGCGTGTTTTGTGCCCAGAAGCTGGCGGTGCGGGGTCGCCCGGTGGGCGCCGGCAAGCCGCTGTCCCTCCTCACGCCCCCCGGTCAGGCCGTCGCCATCTCGGCGGTGCCGGCCGCGGCCCCGGCGACGGTCCACGTCAACGGCGCCGAGTCACCGCAGACCTCGCCCGTGGACCTGCAGACGAGCGCCAGGGCGGCGCTCGGGCCCGGGGCTCATCCGTCGTCGCAGGTGAGACCGCGAGGCCGgcgttatttttttaagacggGAGACGGCTGTAAGATGCGGGAGAGGCAAATTTGCAAAGAAGTTTTTCCCCGCTCTTTCGGCGACGGAAAGATGCGGCGGCCGGCCGATCGAATGGCGAGGGGGAGTCGAGGAGTGCCGTTGCCATGGAAACTGTTCAGACCCGCCGGTCGGGGGTCACCCCGGCCAAGTGCGGGAACCAAAAAGAGCAGGCGCCCAGACTCGCTCTTCCTCTTGGCTTCCTTCTTTGGCTACTTTTCATGCACTGTGTGACCTTTTCACCCCTGCCGATTGTTCCGCCAGCGCGCGGTAAAGGGACCGCAGCGCCCCCCTGCGGGGAGCGACGGTTCCACTGCCAATGGAAGAGAAAGAAGCGTGAAGAGGAAGTGAGTGGAGGGAGCAGGTGCCCCCTTCCCGGGCTCTTTGCGGCCCGCCCGCCCCCCTAAAGTGCTTGTGAGAAAAGAGTCGCAATTAGGAAAATAAAAGCTCTGGTTGCGCGAGAATTTTCCTCGCTGTGGTTGCCATGGGAACTGGCCTTCCACCCTCTGCCTCCCCCTCCTCCCGGTGGCTCCGCAGTCCAACAACTGaaccgaagaagaagaagaagaagaaggagtaGGGGGGGAGGGGCGGCGGATTGGGAAAGTTGCCTCCGTATTTCCATGTACGTCGGCCAATCGCGGCTTCTCGAAGACGGGAAGTCCGCGACGTGACTTGGCCGGCGCGTACCGTTGGCAAAAAATGTTTGTCCCCGTGATTGTGATTGTTGTCGTCTCCTCGCTAGATGTTGAGCTCGCTGAGTTCGGTCCCCGTGAAGGTGCCTCAAGTCGGCTCGCTGCACCGACTGACCGCCAGCGTGCTACCTCAGgtacccacccacccactcgcGGCGTGCCCACGTGCGCTCGGCTCGCACGGCAAGAGTTAAAGCGCGTTCTCGTGTGCTCAGGTCAGGCCAAAGACGCTGATCCCGGACGGCCTCCCACCCAGCCCCCGCCAGGACGCCCCCCGGCCCCTGCGGCCGCGCAGCCCGGAGCGCTCGggccccgccgccgcccccgtcTCCCAGCCCGGCCCCAAGTGCGCCCCCCGCCGCCGGCCTTGCGACGGCGATGCGGGCGGCCCCGCCCAGCACGCCTCGGGCGGCGCCGGGGTGGCGTACGCCATCATCGCCGCTTCGCCCGCCAACGCCAACGGGGTGGCCGCCGTCAGCGAGGCCGTCAAGGTGGGTCGGCTCGGCGCCGTGGGCTCCCGGGCGACCCTCGACCGTCCGCCTCTCGCCATCAGGTGATCATCATCCAGCCCCAGGCCCCCGGCAGCGGCGAGGGCGGCTCGCTCCCGCTCCCGTCGCAAGAACCCTCGCCGGCTCCCGCCTCCGTCAAGACCGCCGACGAGGACCCGGAGGtgagtggccggtccggtggCGTCGGGGCGCTCGCCGAGGCTGACCCACCCGCCCGCTTGCTCTGGTCTCTTGCAGAAAATTTCCTTCATGGTGGCCCTGGGCCTGGTCACCAACGAGCACTTGGAAGGTGACGGCGAAGCCCGGCCGCTGTCGTACGTTAGCGCTAGCGCCTTCCTTTGTTGACGGCCGTGTTTTCGTAGAACTCCAACTGAAGAGGCAGGAGAGGAAAAGGCGAAGCACGGCTAACCCCGCCTACAGCGGCCTCTTCGAACCGGAGGTACCCCAAGCTCCGCCCGCCTCCCGGTGGTCCCCGCCAGAC harbors:
- the nup50 gene encoding nuclear pore complex protein Nup50 isoform X1 → MAKRNADKELTDRNWDQEEEGEEAGTFSVATEDVMRNRAIKKAKRRNVGAESEIGGAFKGFKGFCASPSPAPTPFGTFSLGAAATNGSGSPSFAATSPSSATSAPGAAFNGSPADGGREYRRQLTALNCSVRDWISKHVDDNPLCDLQPIFRDYERHLASIERQYAAAEDRKAAPSPAEDAADEPPAVSFNFGQKVDASATKMAAPAFSLFGGALRSSPKTTEQPAPSEDQGDVYEPPKPEVKEIKEEDAFFSKRCKLFYKKGGEFKEKGVGTLHLKETAQGKTQMIVRADTNLGNILLNILLAAGMPCSRLGKSGVMVVCVPNPPVDDKNPGTPVPLLIRVKTAEDADLLHKTLEEKRR
- the nup50 gene encoding nuclear pore complex protein Nup50 isoform X2, producing the protein MAKRNADKELTDRNWDQEEEGEEAGTFSVATEDVMRNRAIKKAKRRNSEIGGAFKGFKGFCASPSPAPTPFGTFSLGAAATNGSGSPSFAATSPSSATSAPGAAFNGSPADGGREYRRQLTALNCSVRDWISKHVDDNPLCDLQPIFRDYERHLASIERQYAAAEDRKAAPSPAEDAADEPPAVSFNFGQKVDASATKMAAPAFSLFGGALRSSPKTTEQPAPSEDQGDVYEPPKPEVKEIKEEDAFFSKRCKLFYKKGGEFKEKGVGTLHLKETAQGKTQMIVRADTNLGNILLNILLAAGMPCSRLGKSGVMVVCVPNPPVDDKNPGTPVPLLIRVKTAEDADLLHKTLEEKRR
- the phf21b gene encoding PHD finger protein 21B; the encoded protein is MEVQGPQEALKVEIQCHQNQTLCKGLNELPNGQKLAVRGRPVGAGKPLSLLTPPGQAVAISAVPAAAPATVHVNGAESPQTSPVDLQTSARAALGPGAHPSSQMLSSLSSVPVKVPQVGSLHRLTASVLPQVRPKTLIPDGLPPSPRQDAPRPLRPRSPERSGPAAAPVSQPGPKCAPRRRPCDGDAGGPAQHASGGAGVAYAIIAASPANANGVAAVSEAVKVIIIQPQAPGSGEGGSLPLPSQEPSPAPASVKTADEDPEKISFMVALGLVTNEHLEELQLKRQERKRRSTANPAYSGLFEPERKRLASHYLNGPLFLSARDSEDFCWKDEMEQDELCAVCRRDGELQPCHNCPRAYHPDCLQPPLKTPPSGPWYCPKCHKKVLNKENMSWPHNFVQSYVTHKTVRQEEKRRLLRRNVELKQECAHLEEEDEQVNTTLKRCLARRERLSAQQRDTLASLERLKALVKLIRVSTSSSSSSSSSLSPSPSPWMKSGATTGSPLRPSRDNMAN